One Pieris brassicae chromosome 11, ilPieBrab1.1, whole genome shotgun sequence DNA window includes the following coding sequences:
- the LOC123716036 gene encoding probable cytochrome P450 49a1: MGNARRFATIPGPKPLPIVGNTWRFAIGQKPWRTNSLDATLWRLRELAGIGGVAKVAKLFGHPDLVFPFSADETEKIYRREDALPHRAVAPCLRHYKQELRKDFFGDEPGLIGVHGMPWSKFRSKVSKALASPEAARSSVPCLDYVAEDFVKKMDRMLGENQELPKDYLTELYKWALESVGAWALGTRLGCLNNDDEAAREIINSIHGFFHSVPELELSAPLWRLYSTPAYKTYVNALDSFRALCLKRLTDKGICGNIAKSSGEKVATILALDLLLVGVDTTAAAAASTIYLLAKNERVQMRLQTELDNNLPVGRAMHSKDLDQMPYLRACLKEALRIKPVILGNGRCIQSDTVISGYEVPKGSHVVFPHYIMSNDERYFPSPQEFVPERWLRGQSIDTTDSNAATVCKKQKEIGIHPFASLPFGFGRRMCIGKRFAEAELHILLAKIFHKYQVSWRHSELTYSVTPTYIPNEPLQFTLKQRHKGNNPHFH, from the exons ATGGGCAACGCGCGGCGTTTCGCGACGATACCTGGACCTAAACCCTTACCCATCGTGGGTAACACTTGGCGCTTTGCCATCGGTCAAAAGCCTTGGCGGACAAATTCGTTGGACGCTACGTTGTGGAGACTGCGCGAGTTGGCCGGTATAGGTGGTGTCGCTAAGGTGGCAAAGTTATTTGGACACCCCGACTTGGTGTTTCCATTTAGCGCTGATGAGACAGAGAAAATATATCGGCGTGAAGACGCCTTGCCACACAGGGCGGTAGCGCCATGTCTCAGGCACTATAAACAAGAATTGAGAAAGGATTTTTTCGGTGACGAGCCAGGTTTAATTGGAGT TCATGGAATGCCTTGGTCAAAATTTCGCTCCAAAGTGTCAAAGGCACTTGCGTCACCGGAAGCAGCAAGATCTTCTGTTCCGTGCTTAGATTATGTTGCAGAAGACtttgtaaaaaa GATGGATAGAATGTTAGGAGAGAATCAAGAACTACCAAAAGATTATCTCACAGAACTCTACAAATGGGCGCTTGAAT ccGTTGGAGCATGGGCGCTCGGAACAAGGCTGGGCTGTTTAAACAATGATGATGAGGCCGCGAGGGAAATAATAAACAGCATCCATGGTTTCTTCCACAGCGTGCCCGAATTAGAACTTTCAGCTCCCTTATGGAGGCTCTACTCAACCCCCGCCTACAAAACCTACGTCAACGCATTGGATTCCTTCAGAGCACTTTGCTTAAAGAGATTGACTGATAAAGGGATATGCGGTAACATTGCTAAATCGTCCGGCGAAAAAGTCGCGACAATTTTGGCTTTAGATTTACTTTTAGTAGGAGTAGACACAACTGCGGCGGCCGCGGCAAGCACTATCTACTTGCTGGCTAAGAACGAAAGGGTTCAAATGAGACTGCAGACTGAATTGGATAACAACCTTCCAGTTGGACGTGCTATGCACAGCAAGGATTTAGACCAGATGCCATATCTACGTGCATGTCTGAAAGAAGCTTTAAG AATAAAACCAGTAATATTGGGTAACGGGAGATGCATTCAATCGGATACTGTTATATCGGGATATGAAGTTCCTAAAGGA TCGCATGTCGTATTCCCGCATTACATAATGTCGAACGATGAAAGATACTTTCCTTCGCCCCAAGAATTCGTACCAGAAAGGTGGTTAAGAGGTCAATCGATTGACACGACAGATTCCAATGCAGCGACCGTGTGTAAGAAGCAAAAAGAAATAGGTATTCATCCGTTCGCCTCGCTGCCTTTTGGATTCGGACGAAGAATGTGTATTGGAAAAAGATTCGCCGAAGCCGAGTTACATATATTGCTAGCCAAG ATATTCCACAAATACCAAGTTTCATGGCGACACAGCGAGCTCACGTACAGCGTTACCCCCACCTACATCCCTAACGAACCACTCCAGTTCACACTGAAGCAAAGGCACAAAGGCAATAATCCACACTTTCATTAA